The following proteins come from a genomic window of Pseudomonas sp. WJP1:
- the glyA gene encoding serine hydroxymethyltransferase, producing MFSRDLTIAKYDADLFAAMEQEAQRQEEHIELIASENYTSPAVMEAQGSVLTNKYAEGYPGKRYYGGCEYVDVVEQLAIDRAKELFGADYANVQPHAGSQANSAVYLALLSAGDTILGMSLAHGGHLTHGASVSSSGKLYNAIQYGIDANGLIDYDEVERLAVEHKPKMIVAGFSAYSQILDFPRFRAIADKVGAYLFVDMAHVAGLVAAGVYPNPVPFADVVTTTTHKTLRGPRGGLILARANADIEKKLNSAVFPGAQGGPLEHVIAAKAICFKEALQPEFKAYQQQVVKNAQAMASVFIERGFDVVSGGTENHLFLLSLIKQEISGKDADAALGKAFITVNKNSVPNDPRSPFVTSGLRFGTPAVTTRGFKEAECKELAGWICDILADLNNEAVIDAVREKVKAICKKLPVYGA from the coding sequence ATGTTCAGCCGTGATTTGACTATTGCCAAGTACGACGCCGATCTCTTTGCCGCCATGGAGCAAGAAGCTCAGCGCCAGGAAGAGCACATTGAGCTGATCGCTTCGGAAAACTACACCAGCCCTGCGGTGATGGAAGCTCAAGGCTCGGTACTGACCAACAAGTACGCCGAAGGCTACCCGGGCAAGCGCTACTACGGTGGTTGCGAGTACGTTGACGTCGTCGAGCAGCTTGCAATTGATCGCGCCAAAGAACTGTTCGGCGCCGATTACGCCAACGTTCAGCCACACGCCGGCTCGCAAGCCAACAGCGCCGTTTACCTGGCCCTGCTGTCGGCTGGCGACACCATCCTGGGCATGAGCCTGGCCCACGGCGGTCACCTGACCCACGGCGCCAGCGTTTCGTCCTCCGGCAAGCTGTACAACGCCATCCAGTACGGCATCGACGCCAATGGCCTGATCGACTACGACGAAGTCGAGCGCCTGGCTGTTGAACACAAGCCAAAAATGATCGTGGCCGGTTTCTCTGCCTACTCGCAGATCCTCGACTTCCCGCGTTTCCGTGCAATCGCTGACAAAGTGGGCGCCTACCTGTTCGTCGACATGGCCCACGTGGCCGGTCTGGTCGCCGCTGGCGTCTACCCGAACCCGGTGCCATTCGCTGACGTGGTAACGACCACCACCCACAAGACCCTGCGCGGTCCACGTGGTGGCCTGATCCTGGCTCGCGCCAACGCCGACATCGAGAAGAAGCTGAACTCCGCAGTATTCCCGGGCGCCCAAGGCGGCCCGCTGGAGCACGTGATCGCCGCCAAAGCGATCTGCTTCAAGGAAGCACTGCAGCCTGAGTTCAAGGCTTACCAGCAACAAGTGGTGAAAAACGCCCAGGCCATGGCCAGCGTGTTCATCGAGCGCGGTTTCGACGTGGTTTCCGGCGGTACTGAAAACCACCTGTTCCTGCTGTCGCTGATCAAGCAGGAAATCTCCGGTAAAGATGCCGACGCGGCCCTGGGCAAGGCGTTCATCACCGTGAACAAGAACTCCGTGCCAAACGACCCACGCTCCCCGTTCGTCACCTCCGGCCTGCGCTTCGGCACTCCGGCTGTGACCACTCGCGGCTTCAAGGAAGCAGAGTGCAAGGAACTGGCCGGCTGGATCTGCGACATCCTGGCAGACCTGAACAACGAAGCGGTGATCGATGCCGTTCGTGAGAAGGTCAAGGCCATCTGCAAGAAGCTGCCGGTATACGGCGCTTAA
- a CDS encoding C4-dicarboxylate transporter DctA: protein MLRWCSRSIFLQVVLGLVLGIVCGLTLPEYSAQLKPLGDGFIKLIKMLIGLIVFCVVVSGISGAGDLKKVGRIGLKSVIYFEILTTIALVIGLVFAFSTGIGSGANIHLDQLSAADMGDIAQRSQHMHTTTQFLMDLIPTSVIGAFAENNILQVLLFSVLFGSALNLVGEAASGISRLINELSHVIFRIMGMIVRLAPIGVFGAIAFTTSKYGLDSLQHLGSLVGLFYLTCVAFVALILGLVMRLSGLRMWPLLKYLREELLIVMGTASSDAVLPQIMRKLEHLGIGSSTVGLVIPTGYSFNLDGFSIYLTLAIVFIANATGTPLAMTDLLTILLVSLITSKGAHGIPGSALVILAATLTAIPAIPVVGLVLVLAVDWFMGIGRALTNLIGNCVATVAIARWEKDIDVQRANKVLSGQVGYTFQPRKPVAPAHQQEF from the coding sequence ATGCTCAGATGGTGCTCGCGTTCAATCTTCCTCCAAGTGGTTCTCGGACTGGTGCTCGGCATCGTCTGCGGGCTGACCCTTCCCGAATACTCCGCTCAGCTCAAACCCCTTGGTGACGGTTTTATCAAGCTGATCAAAATGCTCATCGGCCTGATTGTGTTCTGCGTAGTGGTCAGCGGCATCAGCGGTGCCGGCGACCTGAAGAAAGTCGGCCGCATCGGCCTGAAATCAGTGATCTACTTTGAAATCCTCACCACCATTGCCCTGGTGATCGGCCTGGTGTTCGCCTTCAGTACGGGTATCGGCAGCGGTGCGAACATTCATCTGGATCAGCTTTCCGCTGCAGACATGGGCGATATCGCCCAACGCAGCCAGCACATGCACACCACCACGCAGTTCCTGATGGACCTGATCCCGACTTCGGTAATCGGTGCCTTCGCAGAAAACAACATCCTGCAAGTGCTGCTGTTTTCGGTGCTGTTCGGCAGTGCGTTGAACCTGGTGGGCGAAGCCGCCTCCGGTATCTCGCGACTGATCAATGAGCTCAGCCACGTGATTTTCCGCATCATGGGCATGATCGTGCGCCTGGCGCCGATCGGTGTGTTCGGTGCAATCGCCTTCACCACCAGCAAATATGGCCTGGACTCGCTGCAGCACCTGGGCAGCCTGGTCGGTTTGTTCTACCTGACCTGCGTGGCCTTCGTCGCTCTGATCCTCGGCCTGGTGATGCGCCTGTCCGGCCTGCGGATGTGGCCGCTGCTCAAGTACCTGCGCGAAGAGCTGCTGATTGTCATGGGTACCGCTTCGTCCGATGCCGTGCTGCCACAGATCATGCGCAAGCTTGAGCATCTGGGCATCGGCAGCTCGACGGTCGGCCTGGTGATTCCAACCGGGTACTCATTCAATCTCGACGGTTTCTCGATCTACCTGACCCTGGCCATTGTGTTCATCGCCAATGCCACCGGCACACCGCTGGCGATGACCGACCTGCTGACAATTCTGCTGGTGTCATTGATCACCTCCAAGGGTGCGCATGGTATTCCGGGTTCGGCGCTGGTCATTCTGGCCGCCACCCTGACGGCGATTCCGGCGATTCCGGTGGTGGGCCTGGTGCTGGTGCTGGCCGTGGACTGGTTCATGGGCATCGGGCGGGCACTGACCAACCTGATCGGCAATTGCGTCGCGACCGTAGCCATCGCCCGATGGGAAAAGGACATCGATGTGCAACGGGCGAACAAGGTACTTTCCGGCCAGGTGGGTTATACCTTCCAGCCGAGAAAACCGGTGGCCCCGGCCCATCAGCAGGAATTCTGA
- a CDS encoding FadR/GntR family transcriptional regulator, whose amino-acid sequence MITSSTVVNSVVEKLRAALARGQWRSGEMLPGQRELAEQLGISRPSLREAVTVLETLGLVRSMPGKGVVVLDANLSDSQSHDSAVAGASLEDVLQLRYTLEPFIVGLVAQSISSKEVGQLRLTLMDMREALEANDSEAGVNAYIAFHEELFTLTSNPIFQSVVQQTSNALKQSADVLRNSPEHLAERLEENEAVVRAIRSKNSAQASAEMRRHILREGQRMGIELNIPEDNLGS is encoded by the coding sequence GTGATTACCTCGTCGACCGTTGTAAATTCAGTCGTAGAAAAACTTCGGGCCGCACTGGCCCGCGGTCAGTGGCGCTCCGGCGAAATGCTCCCGGGGCAACGTGAATTGGCCGAGCAGCTGGGCATCAGCCGTCCGAGCCTGCGTGAAGCGGTGACCGTGCTGGAAACCCTCGGCCTGGTGCGTTCCATGCCGGGCAAAGGCGTGGTGGTGCTGGACGCGAATCTCAGCGACAGCCAAAGCCACGACAGCGCAGTGGCCGGGGCGAGCCTGGAAGACGTCCTGCAACTGCGCTACACCCTTGAGCCATTCATCGTCGGCCTGGTGGCGCAATCCATCAGCAGTAAGGAAGTCGGGCAACTGCGCCTGACCCTGATGGACATGCGCGAAGCCCTGGAAGCCAACGACAGTGAGGCCGGCGTGAATGCCTACATCGCGTTCCATGAAGAGCTGTTCACGCTGACGTCGAATCCGATTTTCCAGAGCGTGGTCCAGCAAACCAGCAATGCCCTCAAGCAGAGCGCCGACGTGTTGCGCAACTCCCCGGAACACCTGGCTGAACGCCTTGAAGAAAACGAAGCGGTGGTGCGCGCGATCCGCAGCAAGAACAGCGCCCAGGCCAGCGCAGAGATGCGTCGGCACATTCTTCGCGAAGGACAGCGGATGGGCATTGAACTGAACATCCCGGAAGACAACCTCGGCAGTTGA
- a CDS encoding GntR family transcriptional regulator, with amino-acid sequence MNSFVSPQTLNTLPFPPAANDLYSRVFNAILEQRIHSASRFTEESLAQMFGARRSAMRDVLTRLSHQQVIVLRANHRPRVAELNAEQTRQALHARRLTELMLVRLACQRPCPLALERLRALVDSERQCTERGRAIRLSGEFHLQLAEMAGNAPLAHFLGSLVPLTSLAIAQFDAALEDYCVWQLHENLVDALMRRDAAKAVTLLNRHLDHLETVLLNAQPHSNHKRIAG; translated from the coding sequence ATGAACAGCTTCGTTTCACCACAAACGCTTAACACCCTGCCCTTTCCACCGGCGGCGAATGATCTGTACTCGCGGGTCTTCAACGCCATTCTCGAACAGCGCATCCATTCGGCCAGTCGCTTTACCGAAGAAAGCCTGGCGCAGATGTTTGGCGCTCGACGCAGCGCCATGCGTGACGTGCTGACGCGGCTGTCCCACCAGCAGGTCATTGTCCTTCGGGCCAACCATCGACCTCGCGTCGCTGAACTGAATGCCGAACAAACCCGGCAGGCGCTGCATGCCCGACGACTGACCGAACTCATGCTGGTGCGGCTGGCCTGCCAGCGCCCTTGCCCGCTTGCCTTGGAGCGCCTGCGAGCGCTGGTCGATAGCGAGCGCCAATGCACCGAGCGTGGCCGGGCGATTCGTCTGTCGGGAGAGTTTCACCTGCAGCTGGCAGAAATGGCGGGCAACGCACCGTTGGCGCATTTTCTCGGCAGCCTGGTGCCACTGACCTCATTGGCGATTGCGCAGTTTGACGCTGCCTTGGAGGACTATTGCGTTTGGCAACTGCACGAGAATTTAGTGGATGCGCTCATGCGTAGGGATGCCGCAAAAGCGGTGACCTTACTGAACCGGCACCTGGATCATCTGGAGACGGTTTTGCTGAACGCTCAACCGCACTCCAACCACAAGCGTATTGCCGGTTAG
- the yjiA gene encoding GTPase, translating to MLTPIPVTILSGFLGAGKTTLLRYLLKAEHGLKIAVIENEFSDAGIDTQLLGDEPVQVMTLSNGCVCCTIHTDLTKALYLLLERLDSGDIAFDRLVIECTGLADPAPVAQTFFIDEELRERYILDGIITLVDAAHAEQHLTQTIAQAQIGFADRLLVSKRDLVDEPAFTALSERLTRINRRAPIRVVDHGKIDLAELLDVRGFNLNADLGGGVSLRPVSQAPSIDRISSLVLRTEKPLDIDKLSEFMNELLEEHGKQLLRYKGVLNILGEPRRMVFQGVLKLYGFDWDTEWADDEARESVIVFIADDLPQEKIRQGFARVAAS from the coding sequence TTGCTCACTCCAATCCCGGTCACGATCCTCAGCGGCTTTCTCGGCGCAGGTAAAACCACCTTGCTGCGCTACCTGCTCAAAGCCGAGCACGGTCTGAAAATCGCCGTGATCGAAAACGAATTCAGCGACGCCGGCATCGACACCCAGCTGTTGGGTGATGAACCGGTGCAAGTGATGACGCTGTCCAACGGCTGCGTCTGTTGCACCATCCACACCGACCTGACCAAGGCCTTGTACCTGCTGCTCGAGCGCCTCGACAGCGGTGACATCGCCTTCGACCGCCTGGTGATCGAATGCACCGGCCTCGCCGATCCGGCTCCGGTGGCACAAACCTTCTTCATCGACGAGGAGTTGCGCGAGCGCTACATCCTCGACGGCATCATCACCTTGGTGGATGCGGCACACGCCGAACAGCACCTGACCCAGACCATCGCCCAGGCGCAGATCGGTTTCGCCGACCGCTTGCTGGTGAGCAAGCGCGATCTGGTGGACGAACCTGCATTCACGGCGTTGAGCGAGCGCCTGACCCGTATCAATCGTCGTGCACCGATCCGCGTGGTCGACCACGGCAAGATCGACCTGGCCGAACTGCTCGATGTGCGCGGGTTCAACCTCAACGCCGATCTGGGCGGCGGCGTGAGTTTGCGCCCGGTGAGCCAGGCCCCGTCCATCGACCGTATTTCCAGCCTGGTGTTGCGCACCGAAAAACCGCTGGATATCGACAAGCTCAGTGAGTTCATGAACGAACTGCTGGAGGAGCACGGCAAGCAACTGCTGCGCTACAAAGGCGTATTGAACATCCTCGGCGAGCCGCGCCGCATGGTGTTTCAGGGCGTGCTGAAACTTTACGGTTTCGACTGGGACACCGAGTGGGCGGACGATGAGGCCCGCGAAAGCGTGATCGTCTTCATTGCCGATGATTTGCCTCAGGAAAAGATTCGCCAAGGCTTCGCGCGAGTGGCGGCGAGCTAA
- a CDS encoding YbdD/YjiX family protein, with protein MFNDLSRLGKYLGQAARLMVGMPDYDNYVEHMQSKHPDKPVMSYEAFFRERQEARYGGKGGPKCC; from the coding sequence ATGTTCAATGACCTGAGTCGCCTCGGTAAATACCTCGGTCAGGCCGCGCGCCTGATGGTGGGCATGCCCGATTACGACAACTACGTCGAACACATGCAAAGCAAGCACCCGGACAAACCGGTGATGAGCTACGAGGCGTTCTTTCGGGAACGCCAGGAGGCTCGTTACGGTGGCAAGGGGGGGCCGAAGTGCTGTTGA
- a CDS encoding carbon starvation CstA family protein, which produces MKNNNSPLRHLPWLVLAIVGACALGVVALRRGEAINALWIVVAAVAIYLVAYRYYSLFIANNVMQLDARRATPAVLNNDGLDYVPTNKHILFGHHFAAIAGAGPLVGPVLAAQMGYLPGTLWLIAGVVLAGAVQDFMVLFMSTRRNGRSLGDMVREEMGRIPGTIALFGCFLIMIIILAVLALIVVKALAESPWGIFTVMATIPIAMFMGIYMRYIRPGRIGEISVIGVLLLLGSIWLGGQIAADPVWAKAFTFTGVQITWMLIGYGFVAASLPVWLILAPRDYLSTFLKIGTIVALAIGILITMPELKMPALTQFVDGTGPVWKGGLFPFLFITIACGAVSGFHALISSGTTPKLLDNEVNARYIGYGGMLMESFVAIMAMVAASVIEPGVYFAMNSPAAVVGGDVVAVATAVSNWGFAITPEALQAVAHDIGETTILARAGGAPTLAVGIAQILHSVLPGENTMAFWYHFAILFEALFILTAVDAGTRAGRFMLQDLLGSFVPALKRTESWAANFLATAGCVAMWGWLLYQGVIDPLGGINTLWPLFGISNQMLAGIALMLGTVVLIKMKRQRYVWVTMLPAVWLLICTTTAGFIKLFDANPAIGFLALAKKYSDALANGQILAPAKDITQMQHVIFNAYTNATLTALFLFVVFSILFYALKVGIAAWGKKERTDKESPFQALPDA; this is translated from the coding sequence CTGGGCGTAGTGGCACTGCGCCGAGGTGAAGCGATCAACGCTTTGTGGATTGTGGTCGCTGCCGTGGCCATCTATCTGGTGGCGTATCGTTACTACAGTCTGTTCATCGCCAATAATGTCATGCAACTCGATGCGCGCCGGGCTACCCCCGCAGTGCTCAACAATGACGGTCTGGATTATGTCCCGACCAACAAGCATATCCTCTTCGGTCACCACTTCGCGGCTATCGCCGGCGCAGGGCCGCTGGTCGGTCCGGTACTGGCGGCGCAGATGGGCTACCTGCCCGGCACGCTGTGGCTGATTGCCGGCGTGGTACTGGCCGGTGCCGTGCAGGACTTCATGGTCCTGTTCATGTCCACTCGCCGCAACGGTCGCTCCCTTGGTGACATGGTCCGTGAAGAAATGGGCCGCATCCCCGGGACCATTGCGCTGTTCGGCTGCTTCCTGATCATGATCATCATCCTCGCGGTGTTGGCCCTGATCGTCGTGAAGGCCCTGGCCGAGAGCCCGTGGGGGATCTTCACGGTGATGGCGACCATCCCGATCGCGATGTTCATGGGCATCTACATGCGCTACATCCGGCCGGGTCGTATCGGTGAAATTTCGGTGATCGGCGTGCTGTTGCTGCTGGGGTCGATCTGGCTCGGCGGGCAGATTGCAGCAGACCCGGTGTGGGCCAAGGCCTTTACCTTCACCGGCGTGCAGATTACCTGGATGCTGATCGGTTACGGTTTCGTGGCCGCCTCGTTGCCGGTGTGGCTGATCCTGGCGCCCCGTGACTACCTGTCGACCTTCCTGAAAATCGGCACTATCGTCGCCCTGGCGATCGGCATCCTGATCACCATGCCTGAGCTGAAAATGCCGGCCCTGACCCAATTCGTCGACGGCACGGGACCTGTGTGGAAGGGCGGCCTGTTTCCGTTCCTGTTCATCACCATCGCCTGTGGTGCGGTTTCGGGTTTCCACGCACTGATTTCTTCCGGCACCACGCCAAAGCTGCTCGATAACGAAGTCAACGCCCGTTACATCGGCTACGGCGGCATGCTGATGGAGTCCTTCGTGGCGATCATGGCCATGGTCGCTGCCTCGGTAATCGAGCCTGGCGTGTACTTCGCCATGAACAGCCCGGCCGCCGTGGTCGGCGGTGATGTGGTGGCCGTGGCGACCGCGGTCAGCAACTGGGGCTTTGCGATTACCCCTGAAGCGCTGCAAGCGGTGGCCCACGACATCGGTGAAACCACCATCCTGGCCCGTGCCGGCGGTGCGCCGACCCTGGCGGTGGGTATCGCGCAGATCCTGCACAGTGTGCTGCCAGGTGAAAACACCATGGCGTTCTGGTACCACTTCGCGATCCTGTTCGAAGCGCTGTTCATCCTGACCGCGGTGGACGCCGGTACCCGTGCCGGGCGTTTCATGCTGCAGGACCTGCTCGGTTCCTTCGTGCCGGCGCTCAAACGCACCGAGTCCTGGGCTGCCAACTTCCTCGCCACCGCCGGTTGCGTGGCCATGTGGGGCTGGTTGCTGTATCAGGGCGTGATCGATCCGCTGGGTGGCATCAACACCCTGTGGCCGCTGTTCGGCATCTCCAACCAGATGCTGGCCGGTATCGCGCTGATGCTCGGCACCGTGGTGCTGATCAAGATGAAACGCCAGCGTTATGTCTGGGTCACCATGTTGCCTGCCGTGTGGTTGCTGATCTGCACCACCACCGCCGGATTCATCAAGCTGTTCGACGCCAACCCGGCCATTGGCTTCCTGGCCCTGGCGAAAAAATACAGCGATGCCCTGGCCAACGGTCAGATCCTCGCCCCGGCCAAGGACATCACGCAAATGCAGCACGTGATCTTCAATGCCTACACCAACGCTACGCTGACCGCGCTGTTCCTGTTCGTGGTGTTCAGTATCCTGTTCTATGCGCTCAAGGTCGGTATTGCCGCCTGGGGCAAAAAAGAGCGCACGGATAAAGAATCGCCCTTCCAGGCGCTGCCGGATGCGTAA